The nucleotide window ATAGGACCGCCACGCGGCAAACTTATATTAGTTCCGCCTTTCATCAGTGATTCTGCCGTTGTTGATAATGATGATATCGGAGATACCAGTTTATACTTGAAAAAGAAAAGTAACATTAAGGTGAATATACCCATTGCCGCTGTTTGAAGTATCTGAGGTAAAACTTTCTCATTGAATAATTTCTGTGCCGCCTGCTTATTTTGCCCTATGGCAATATAATAATCGTATTTAGGTATTCTTCTTAAATGTGTATAAGTGTCCGATTTATGTTCAATTTTAGCACTTGTTAGAATGCCCTTGAAGTTCGGATCGAAATTTATCTTGTCTAGGTCATTCGGTTTTTCGGTTTTTAACAGATCCTTTGAATCTATCAATACATATCCGTTTTTGTCAATTATAAGGAAATTTACATAGTCGGTAGATTTGTCTATGAGTCTTGTCGCAATTTTTTTTATACTAATACCTATTGATACTATCCCTAAGAATTGATTTTTATAGTTCTCAACCCCAAGACCTGCCGGAATTATCCATTCTCCGCTAGTTATTCCGATATCAGGTTTTGATAAGAAAAGTGTCCCCGGTTCCTCAGGTGCTCTTTGCATCCAGCTCCTCTTATCATATAAAACGGTTTTAGGATTGGGTAAAACACCGTGTATGCTGCTTGCCGTTACCTTTCCGTTTTTGTCTACGAAGTCAAAGAGCGTCCATGTGAAGACATCATGACTATTTGCTGACGGAATCGTACTATTCTTCAATATTTTTGCTATTTCTTCGGGGGAAGGGTCATTTAAAAGTGATATCCTGTCAGATATTATTCTTGCAAAGCCTTCTATATAAAAAAGAGGTTCGGTAAAATTATCAGCTATGATCGATGACTCCGATATCAGATTATTTTGTATGTCTTTCTGGATAATCTTGTAATTAAGAAAACCGATAATAGCTAATAATATCAATAGTGCCAATGGTGCGATTACGGAAAACAGCAAATATTGGCTTGATATGGAAATTGTTTTTTTAATAGTCCTATTGATCATGATGTCTTTATTATATAGTAGTATTACCTTGTAAACTAATTTTTATAGTTATAAAAATTTGAAGTTTTTTTTAATACTATTAAGAATTTAATATTGCCTAGCATTTTACATTATATTATATATTATGCAATTAATAACCAATGTATAAATTTCTTAAGATAATCTAACTCTAAAATTTAAATAATAATATGAAAGCTGAAAGTAATTTTGATAGCAGAAAGAATAAGGCACAGATATATGACGGGTATTTTGGCGGTCAGTACCAAAAGCAGCATAATTATAATAATGCAGATATAAGGGATTCTGATAACCCGAGGTTTTTTGGTCCGGTATTACCTAAGGATAGTGAAAATATACGGCGTACAGCCTCTAAAATTATTTCCAAACTTGAGGGGGATACGTTCACTTTGGTGGATCACGGTAGTGGAGACGGGCGTAATTTCGGCGAAGTATTGAAAATTGCACAAGAAGCACAAAAGCAAGGTAAGAATGTCCATTATATAGCATATGATATAAGTTCCGGAGGGCTTGAAAAGTTCAGGCAACGGTTAGGGGATTATAATCAGTATAGTAAATCGGGAAGTCGTTTTGAAGGTTTGGAAAATGTTAAGTTCAAGGAAATAAAAAAAGAAATAAGTGATCTCGGATATGGCGGTTATAATGCCGGCTCCGCTGTTAAAGAAAATTTGACGGTTACATTCCTTCATAATGACGAGAATGACGAAAGAAAACATAGTAAGAAGCTGATAGGTCCGGTAGATATGGTAATGTCCGTATTCGGACCTCTTTCCCATATAACCAAGGAAGATGAGCGTGTGAAGGCTCTTTCCGTTTTCAATGAAATGTTAAGGGAGGGGGGTGCTATGTATGCCACTCTTCCTAGTAAAAGGCGTTTTACAAAGGAGCAGGAAGCTTTCGGAATGTTGAGGGATATGAAGCGTGCTCCCGATGATGTTGTAGAAGACGATGTCGTTCTATATAAAAGACCTGACGGCACAGTATTGCCATACAAGCTATATACTGAAAAAAGTATAAAAAGTGAGTTTGAAAAAGCCGGTTTTGAAGGGGCAACGGTCGGTATAAGCAATGCTATACATCAGGATACTTTGTTCAAGTATGCTATTCTGGCACAGGTTGAGTCATGCCTTACAAGCATTATCCCCGGGTTGCCTGCCGAGTTAGGTAATTATATGTATGTTATCGCATCTGCAGGTAAGTCAAGGGATTTGTCCAAACACTCCTCTAATGTTTCAACTCCGCCTTTAACAAGTGATTCGTCAGCGGTAAGTGTCGCTAATTCAAAATATGAGTTTGAAGGGATTCGTGATACGGTAATGTCTGAAGTTAGCAGGAGTCCTTCTCATTTATCTTCTGTTGAGCGTGAGTCATCAGGCTTATCTAGTGCGTCTACTCTAAGTTCTTCCGACGGTAATGAGAATGATGTTGATATTGACGGGGCTGAACATAAACGCCATCTTTCCGATGGAACGGTTGACGGTTTTTCCACAAAGCGTAATCGTTCGGGTTCTATTAGTAAGCCAAGCATAAAATCAAAGTCGTGGTCGTCAGGTTTAGCTACGGGTGCCGAAGATTGTTTCAAAAAAGATAAAGGTTCAATAGGTAAGTAAATAAAAAGGTTTCAATTTTTGTAAATTTAAACTAACTTATTTTTATCTTCGGAAGTATAATTTAGAATTATACTAATTTTATCATTAATTAAAATATGAAAGAAGTAGGTAGCCTCTTAAGGGAAACTAGAGAAAGTCAGGGATTTAAGATCGAGCAGGCGGCTAAGGAGCTGAAAGTGCGGTCTGAATATCTTGAAGTACTCGAAAGCGGTGATATATCCTCTTTATCTAATGAAATATATATATTGGGGTATCTAAAATCGTATTCCGCATGGCTTGGTCTCAACAGTAATGAGGTAACAAACAGGTTCAGGTCATTAAACAATGAGCTGTCCGTTAATAAAGGTGTATCCCATGATTCTTCGTTCTTTATAAATGTTGAGGACAGAATGATATCTTCGAATAAACCTGTTTATTTGTTTTGTGCCTTACTTTTATTGATCTTCTTTATATTTTATAAGGCTCCTCAGTCTGATGACCTTTCATTTGTTGAAGGGGGGGGAGAGCTACATGGCACGCATAAACACCGATATGCAGGTTTTTCCTTTAAAAAAGAAGCTCACGACAAAATTATGTTAATGGCAAAAAGCGATTTGGGTATAAAATTGAATTATTCGGACAATTTAGTTAAAAATGAGTATCTTACCTCAGGAGATGTGTATTTTCTACCGCCTGATAAAGATGTGTTGATATCATCGGATAGTCCGGAGAATGTTGATGTTTTTTCTGATGATGAGCGTGGTAAATATCTGGGAACACTGCAAGATTTTTATATTTTTAACTAAAAGTCATGAAAAAAAACAAAATATTATAACAAATATTCTTTTTGTAATAAAACTTTAATCATACGGTGCTACATTAATAGATAAGGGTAGAGATTTTCTTTAATTTATTAATTTAAATCGAGTTAATTTTTATTCGAACTGTTGAAATTTTTTTATTATTAATTGGAGGTTCTTTATGAATTTTATAACTAAAACTAAAGAGATTACTAGCTACTGTAAAGCTAGATTTAATCTTGACAGTGGTACTTTCGGTACTACATTTACATTTATGCTATTGGCACTGGTTGCTTTAGCACCAAATGAAGCAATGGCAGCTGATGCAGATGGAATGGGACAAGTTGTTTGTAACATTATCGACGAGTTACAAGGTCCTGTTGCACGTGGTGTGGCTGCATTCGGTATTATCTTCTTGGGTTTCTCGTTATTCCTTGGTAAGATATCTTGGGGTGTAGCACTAGCACTTGGTATTGGTATTGCAGCGATTTTCGGTGCAGAAACAATCGTAGACGCTATGCTGGGTAACACAGGTACAGCTTGTACTGAGACTGATGTTATAACCTAATATAGTGCGATTAATATCGCAAATATTAAACGGAGGGTTTTACCCTCCGTTTTTTTATTGTACGATTGCATTAGGTGTATTATGATTTTATATACGCATAAGTTTAATTATTGCGTTATTAAAATGTGCTTTATTATTTTAGGTGAAAATGTCAGAAAAAATATTACAAAAATTATCAGAAGTACTGTCAAACGCAATTAGTAACAGCAATAAGAAGAAAACCGGTGCTGAACCGGTATTAGAGATTCCGGTGTCGGATTTTATACCTTATGCATGTCATTGGAACGAAGACACTCTTTTAACTAAAAACGGCGAATTGATGCAGGTGATAAAGATAACCGGTTTTTCAAGTGAGGCTATCGGTTCTGAAAAGCTAGACCTGCGTGAAGTTATACGAGAAGCGATAAGTCAGGTAAGAAGCGATGACTTTGCATTTTGGATACACACCGTAAGAAGACTAAAGAACCTTGACCCGGGCGGTGAGTTTCCTATCGGGTTCTCCGATGATCTTAACCATGCGTGGAAAGAAGAGCATGGCTGGAACAGGACTTATGTAAACGAAGTATATATTACTATAATAAAAACCGGTAACTCGGTAAAGCTAGCAAATAAGGCGGTTTTTATCAGATCTCTCTTCTTTGTTTTTTTGAAAAAATCACAGAATGAATATTTGGACGGTACATTAAAGGAGTTATACGAATTCGTTGATAAAATGTTGGGTGTGTTAGAGCCTTTCGGTGCTAAACGCCTTAGGATATACGAATCAAGAGGCGTTTTCTATTCCGAGATACTACAATTTTTAGCTAAGATACTAAATCTTTCGGAGTTCCCTGTAAAAGTGCCTATTAACGACATACCTTTTAGTATAAACAATAGCGGTATAGCCGTAGGCTTCAATACAATGGAGATAAGGGGCAGGCGTGGGAAAAAATTCGGTGCGATGTTCTCACTTAAGGAGTACTACGAACTTCCCGGTGAAACTATTGATGATTTTCTTCAGCTTCCTCAGGAGTTTATTATAACACAGACTCTGGACTTTATTAGGGGTAGGGTTGCTTTAAAAGAGTTTAGTCACCAAAGATTACTCCTTAATGTAAGTAAAGATGATGAACTTGCGAAATTAACAGGATTGGATGCAATCGTCAAAAGTGATCGTAAAAATGATACGGATTTTGGTGAAAGCCAAATAACTATATTAGTATTTAATGACACTATCAACGGGCTTCAAGAAGATATCACCGATATGTCGGATGCCCTTACCTCACTGGGCATTCTGGCTCCAAGAAGGGATCTGAGGCTTGAAGAGTGTTTTTGGGCTCAGCTTCCGGCAAATTTCAGTTACGTACAAAGACAAAAACCGATAGCAACAAGGTTAGTAGGGGGCTTTGCGTCATTGTTCAATTATCCTGCCGGTAAACGTTTCGGTAACTATTGGGGGCCTGCCGTTACAATGTTCCGTACGGTACACCATACTCCGTTCTTCTTCAATTTCCACGTCGATGATAACGGACATACTGCTATTATAGGTCCGAGGGGAATGGGTAAAACCGTTATGACCAACTTTATGGTCTCTGAGGCACGGAAGTTTAACGGAAGGATATTCTTTTTTGATCAGGAAGATGCGTCTAAGGTCTTTATTAAGGCTATAGGGGGATACTATACCCATATCGACCCGAGTAAGGCTTCGGCAGAGTATGCTTTTAACCCGCTATATATACCCGACACACCTGAAAACAGAGCGTTCTTAAAGGAATGGTTGGCGATATTGGCGAAAGCAGGTACCGATTATATCAATGAAGAAAAAAGAGAGAAAAAAGACAGGGTGCTTTTAAAGCCCGTAAGTCAGGAAGAAAAGATACATTTCGGAAGGATAGTTGATGCCGTATATAAACTTCCTGAGGAAAAAAGAAGATTATCAACTATAGCGCCTTATTTTAAAGAGCTTTCAGACCTTGGGCTTGAAGAGAAAATGTCTATCTGGCATGGTGAAGGTAAATATGCTCATTTATTTGATAATGATATTAATAATCTTGTAGATCTAAGCGGTAAAATATACGGCTTTGCCGTCTGCGATGTTGTAGAGGACGAAATAACATTAGGACCTGTTATGTCATACCTGTTCCATCGTATAGAGATGTTGCTGGACGGTATTCCTACTATCATAGTTCTGGATGAAGCGTGGACTCTTGTTAATAATGATATTTTTGCTCCTAAGCTAGAAAACTGGTTAAACAGGTTGAGAAATAAAAATGCTATAGTTATATTTGCTACGGAAGCTGTTCCTGACGATCAGAACGATTCTGTGACTAACACTATCGCCAACTCTATCGCTACCAAAATTTTCTTACCTAATCCCGATGCATCTGATTTTTATCGAGCATATAAAAATGTTTGGGAGTTGTCGGAGAGTGAGTATGAAGTGGTATCGAAAATAAGGGGAGAAAAGAGGCAGTTCATGTTAAAACAGGCGAAAGAACCTTCCATAGTCGTAAATCTTGATTTAAGCGGTTTAAAAGAGGTAAAAATCTTGTCAGGGGACGATAAAACTGTTATAATGATGGAGGATGCTATTAAGGAACGAGGTGAAGACCCGAAAGAATGGTTGCCGGCGGTATATGAAAAATTGGAATCCAGATATTAGTTCGTGTAAAAAGATAATTACCTTTCTGGTAGTTTTCTCTTTTTTTACCTTGTTTGCTCAAGAGTCGCATGCTTTGGAATGTTACGGTGATTTTAACCCGGGTGACCCTGAATATGACTCTATCGAAGTTCCCAAACATACCAGAACGATAGGTCTTATAGAGCAGGGAGTCTGCGAGCCTAAGGCTGAGGAAAATACATGGTATGAACCCCGTATCCGAATTGCTTACAAGCCTTTTCGAAGAACTTTCAGAAGAAACTTAGGACCTAATGAATGTAAGTGGATATTCGGTTTAAGGTTCTGTGCCAGAATGGCGTATCCTAAGGAAGGGGAAAATGTGCATGGAAATAGAACCGGGGAGCATTGTAGCACTTCAGATACTACTGAGGAGACGATATGTAAAGGAATGAAGCCGCAGTTGTGTGCCTATGTAGATCCTATGGACGGAGGTGATACCAACGGCGGATTTAGTCCGTATCATAAAAGAACCGATGTTACTACGCTATTTTCTACGACAACTGCAACAGCTACCGGAGCTGTAGTAGGTACTATACTATTGCCCGGAATCGGTACCGCATTAGGAGCCGCAATAGGCGGGTTGGTAAATGCTATAAAATCTAGGAAAAATCATTTTGTAACAGCCGATCTTGGCTGTATTGACCGACCTATGGCGGCAGGACCTCCGGTGTGGAGTAACGAACAGTGGGACAGGGTTTATTTCCCTACACCATTCCTTGATTACGATTCTCCCTCAACGTTCAGACAGCCTGCTATACGTGTTTATTTCTGCCAGATTGACAGACCAGGTGGTGTTATATCGGAGAATGTGTTATGTGAATTTATGAAAGATGCAAACGGTGAGTATTTAAGAGGTCCTAACCCTCAGAATCCGAGTGCCGGACCGTTTGACCTTACCCCTGCACCGGGTATTCGTGTTCATGCTACAAGAAGTGCGACTATTGCTCCCGGGGTCCCTGATGCTGAAGTGGTAACTTCAGGTAATATTACGGGACCGTGGCAAAGAAGATTTGAAGCGAGGATAAGTTTTGAATATCCGGATTCTATCTGTCTGTTCAAGACAAATGAGGCTAATAGAACGGCGGTCGGTCCTCCTGCGACTTATGCGACCGGACGACCTGTCGAGATATTACAGGGGTGTATCCCTAGACCCGGCTATATGCCTATGCCGAGAGTTCAGGAAGTGCCTATGACTGCTGATGCATTAGGTGACATTGCAATAGACGCAAATCCTGACAGGGGGATTATGGGGCTTACACTCAGGGTTAGTTTTGACGGTATGCCCGGATCAATAGACTTACAATATATAGGTGACGTTGATACCGTAGGCGGAACGGTTTCGGCGGAGGACGCTCAGCCGCTACCAAGATGTGAGTTGTTGCATCAGATACCTTTCTGTGTAGCTCCGGGACCTATTTCAAGTCCTATAGTTAATTATTCAGACACCGCCACTATGCCTGATCCTGACGATCCTACCGCTCCTGATATAAACCCGAACGGTGCAAGATATCGTGCATGGATGTGTGTAGAGGGCTATGATACGGCTCCTCTGGTTGCCGCCTCGCCTTATGTAGAGCCTTCAGGTAATGAAGATGATGTTGTTGCACCCGTATATGATGAAACCGGTCAACCGATCTTTGAGCCACCTTTATATATTCATGAAACCTGTGTTCCGGGGGGGGCTCATTGTACGGTTCCTTGTACAAGAGGTGTGGATTGTATCATAAACCCGGAAGCAAAACCGGTAACAAGACAATTGCTGTATTCTAAATTGATAAGGGGATATGATTCCGACCCGACAGATACTGCCGTAGATGATATGACATTGCCTCCGCATCCTAGTTCGGGTAATTTCCGTCCTGCCGGAGATATACCTAATAACTACGTTCCAAACGGAGTTCCGTTCGACAACCTTAACGCATATAGTGAAATTGGTGCCGGTGGTGTGGTTCTGCCGCCACAGGTGACGCTTGAAGTGCCGTCCTATCACTATAACCCTCCGATGAGCGATGTCGGTCCTCAGGATCCGTTCCTCATTACATTTGCGGCTACTCCTCCGCCGGACGTTACGCTTCCTGCGAAAAGACCCGTAGATGTAAATGACCCTTATTATATAGACGGCACTGCTAACGGTGCTATTGATGGACCGGGGCGTTTTGATTATGATCAGCCGACCATTAACCCGCCTGATACTGACTTCGGATATAATCTGGGCGATATAGATGAGCTTGAGGAATATAATGAATTGCAGAAAACCGACCCTGCCATATTAAGACCTATGACACCTCTTGAGCTTGGTATGTGTGCCGAGGTAACTTTAGATGTTGAAAAGAGTTATACCCTAGAAGATAAGGCTATTTTCACATTCCCGACTGAAGAAGGTTTATTAAGGGTGAATTGGGACAATGACATTAGTATAAATGAGGTAATCAGACCTCATGATCTGGTGAAGAATACTCTTGCCGAGGATACTGCTAATTTTGACGATGGTCAATTATGCAGTAAGCTGTTTGTTGAAGTTTGGGGTGCAGGTGGAGGCGGAACAAGCCAGCCTGACAGATCGGGCGATTTTTCAGGTGGGGCAGGTGCGTATATAAGTGCCGAGTATGATCTAAAAGAGTTGGATCTTATAGATAAAACTCTGGAGATATCCGTCGGATTAGGCGGAAGAGTGATTTATCTTGGTGACGAAGATATAGTAGGTATTGACGGTACCAGAAGTACTTTCGGACCTAACCAGAAAATGATAATTGCCAATGGTGGAAAAGGGCGGTCAGCTCGTTATTTTATTGACCCGATTACATTTGCCGGACAATTTCAGGAATTTGACCCTACAGCTCCCAATCCGTCAGGCGGTTTAGGTGATTTTGTAGACGATTCCCTTGCCGATCCTGGCCCGGGAGATTCCGATGATTATAGTGGCGGACTATACACTGCATGTCAGGCAGGTTGTTTACACATTAATTCGATAAAAGGTCTCGATGGTGCCGGACATGATACCGACTGTGCCGTGCTAGAAGGCGGTTATTATTATACCGGTGAAACCGGAGATGCGGCTACCGCAAATCAATATGTAGGTGACGGTGCTTTAAAATGTGACCATACGGCAGGTAGTGATGATGCCGCTGCCAGAGATCCGGATTTATTTATAGATACGACTCTTGCTATAAATGCGACAGGCATTTTCAATCCTGAAAATCTAAACTTCAGTGAAGATGTAAATGCTATAATACCGTCCGCCGATGAGGTGGTTATTACGGATCCAATGGGAAATGTAACACAAACCAAACCGGTAGGAACGCTATATCCCGGTGTGTATCAATTTTCAACAGACACATTGTTTAGACATCCTGCGGCAGGCGGCTGTGTAGCGGATAAGTGTGATTCAACTTGTCCTCCCAGTCTAAAACCATGTACTCTTCGCCTTCCTTTCGGTGCGGGCGGACCAAGGTGTTCTAGTGCACCTGCTGTTGTCTCGGGGCGTGCATGTTTGCTTCACGGTAACCATTCAAGACAACGTATTGCCGGTCTTGCTGCACCCGGATCACATGGAAGGGTAAAGGTTCAGTGTATCGAATATCAGACAATAGATCCGCTGGGTACGGTCGATACTACAACGATACCTACGCCATAAAATTATAAGAATTGTCATACTATAGCTTGACTATCTATAGAATCCTCTGCAAAAGGTTGTAAAGTTCAAATTTGAGTTCTTTGTACGCCCCACACCCCGTACACGGGAGAGGGTTAGAGAGGGCGACACATGCAGGTATAACAAACACTTGCGAGTTTTTACCCCTTACAAAAACACTTTGTGTTTTTAACTCTCCCTCAAGGGGAGAGTAGGTTTTTGACTTTTGCATAGGCTTCATACTATGGCTTGACCATAGAAATTATAGAAATTATTTGGAAACATTATAGAGCAACTCGCCTTTTAAACTGTTAGGTCCTGCTTGTGTGATATTTACATCAATTATTTTTCCTATCAGTTCTTCGGAGCCGTTAACTATAACTGACTGCATATATGGGCTTTTACCCATTATCTGACCTTGTTTGTTACCTTTGCCTTCAAATAGTACGGACATTGTTTTGCCCACACAGCTTTGGTTATATTCAAGCTGCTGGTTACTTATCAATGCCTGAAAACGCACGAGGCGTTCTTTTTTGACAGATTCTTCTACCTGATTTTCCATTTGTGCACCCGGTGTTCCCGGACGGGGGCTGTAGCAAAAAGAGTATGCTTGCGTGAAATTCACCCTTCTTGCCAAATCCATAGTATCTTCAAAATCCTGTTCCGTCTCACCCGGAAAACCTATGATGAAGTCAGAGCTAAATTGAATATCAGGGCGTTCTTGTTTTAAGCGTTCCATAGTCCGGAAATAAAATTCGCGAGTATGCTTACGGTTCATGGCATTTAGTATTCTATCGGAACCTGACTGAACTGGCAGGTTTAAAAACGGCATCAGCTTTGGTTCGCTCCGGTGTGCGTCATATAAATCTTCGTGCATATCACGAGGGTGAGAGGTGCTGTATCTTATGCGTTCTAAGCCTTCAATCTTTGCAATATGCTTTATTAATTTTCCAAGATTCCATACTTGTCCGTCAGATGATTCGCCATGATAAGCGTTTACGTTCTGCCCCAGAAGGGTTATCTCTTTAGCACCTCGTGCTACAAGCGAAATAGCCTCACGGTATATATCGGAAACACTACGTGAGTATTCGGCACCACGTGTATATGGCACTACACAGAACGTGCAGAACTTATCGCACCCTTCCTGAATAGATAATACGGCACAGATATTTGATTGTGACGATTCTTTGGGGAGCTTGTCAAATTTATCATCTTCGAATTCAAGATTTATAAGGTGTCCGCTTTCCCTTTGTACTTTACCCACAAGATCGGGAAGACTCATGTATGACTGAGGACCAACTACAACATCGACATACGGCGCACGTCTAAATATTTCGTCCCCCTCTGCCTGACCTACGCACCCTGCAACCGCAATTATCATATTCTCGCCGCAGGCTTTTTTCTTCTCTTTTGCTTTCTTGATTCGCCCTAATTCCGAGTAAACTTTTTCCGCCGCCTTTTCCCTGATATGGCATGTGTTAAGTATAACCAGATCGGAACCTGCTATGCTATCTGAATTTTCATAGCCAAGATTATAGAACATATCGGTCATTTGCATTGAATCATAAACATTCATCGCACAGCCATATGTTTTTATATGTAATTTCTTCTTTGCCATCATTACACCTTTTTTGAGCCGGTAATATTTTAAAATTTCAAAAGTTTATAAGGGGCAGCACCTATAACACATAATTCCTTATTATGCAATCCGTAGTATTAACCGTTTAATCCTTAGCTTGATTGATATACTTCTATAAGATGTGATAATTTTGTTGCATTTTTTGCGGTAGACTGTATTTTACTGTTATTATACAAATCAGATAAAAATTATTATAAAGTCGGTTTATGGTACGGGAAGAAAATAAATATTCGAATAACGCAACGCCGCTTCAATGTAGTATTATCGGTGAATATATAAGTTATGATATGGCTGATTTTCTTAATGATTCAAACGGTTTTTCCGAGTCTTCCGTGTTAAAGGACGAAGTGGATAAGGAACAACTTTTTTTAAGTTTAACAAATATTCTCGATTGTTCCTCCGTCTCATTTACCGATGGCTTTCCAAAGCTAAAAGAATTATTGCATGAGTCGGATAAATCCAACTTGCATGACCGCAGATATGATAATCAGGAAATAACACAAAGAGACGTTGCAATAGAAACCTCAAAACAATTAGATAAATTGTTCGGGTACGGTCCTGATTCGGAAAAGAATTTTATACAAACAGCTTATGAGCTATTTAACGATAAAGACATAAAACTCAGCCAAATGGCTATGAACAGGTCGGCAAGTGAAAGAGCCGAGCGAGAGATACTTAGCTTTCAGGAGCGTCTACAAAATGAACGTAATATCAGAAATAATATGAATAACGACCTGATAAAAAAAAGTTTGATGGCAGGAGCGACATTCGGAATATTTGTGGGGGGTATGGCGGGAATACAGCTCGATGAAGATAATG belongs to Alphaproteobacteria bacterium CG11_big_fil_rev_8_21_14_0_20_39_49 and includes:
- a CDS encoding tRNA (N6-isopentenyl adenosine(37)-C2)-methylthiotransferase MiaB, which produces MAKKKLHIKTYGCAMNVYDSMQMTDMFYNLGYENSDSIAGSDLVILNTCHIREKAAEKVYSELGRIKKAKEKKKACGENMIIAVAGCVGQAEGDEIFRRAPYVDVVVGPQSYMSLPDLVGKVQRESGHLINLEFEDDKFDKLPKESSQSNICAVLSIQEGCDKFCTFCVVPYTRGAEYSRSVSDIYREAISLVARGAKEITLLGQNVNAYHGESSDGQVWNLGKLIKHIAKIEGLERIRYSTSHPRDMHEDLYDAHRSEPKLMPFLNLPVQSGSDRILNAMNRKHTREFYFRTMERLKQERPDIQFSSDFIIGFPGETEQDFEDTMDLARRVNFTQAYSFCYSPRPGTPGAQMENQVEESVKKERLVRFQALISNQQLEYNQSCVGKTMSVLFEGKGNKQGQIMGKSPYMQSVIVNGSEELIGKIIDVNITQAGPNSLKGELLYNVSK